The genomic region CCAAATCGCGCTGCACTTCTCGCATCACTAAAATATACATTACTGGATTGTGCGGTATTGGACCAGAATCCAGACATGCCTATCTTATTTGCAATAGCACTATTAGTATATTGATTATTTGTAACACCTGTAGCGGCTTCAAGAATATCATGAACGATTAAATAAGTTGCATTATGATAGTACCACTCATCACCAGCATCGTTAAGATAATTTAAACATGAAGGGTCATAACACTCTTGATTTGTCACATTATAATCTATTCCTGTGGTGAATGTTAAATGATTTTTTATAGTTATTAAATCTTCTTTAGCTTGTGGCATATTAGTCCATCCATTTCCTAAATAATCAGAACTTTTATCGTCGATATTTAACAATCCTTCTTCTTGTGCAATGCCTACTAGCGTACTGGTTAAAGATTTTCCAGCGCTTGCCCAGTACCAGGTACTATTTACATCAAACGGTTGACCTAATAAATCAGTATTCCAATATTCTTCTACTACAATTTTACCATCTACCAAGACAATAAATGCTCGAGTTTCATTAGTTTCTAAAAAACTGTTCAATTGGGCTAGTTGTTGAGTATCCCATTGAAGATCGGTAGGAGAGGTGGTTTCCCAGGTATCACCACTCAATGGTGGGAAATACATCTCATTAGTAGGCTCTGTAGGGTTATCGTCATCATTTGATGAGGTACAAGATGAAAAGAAAACTGTTAATAGGGCTAAAGTAAAATAACAATATTTCATTGTGGTTGATTTTAGATTACAAGAATAATGTTTTGACTATAAATAAATGCAAAAGTTTAATTACAATGCATCATACTACGTTATCGATTTCGTAATTTTGCAAACCATAAAATGAGATAATCATAATGCAAGATCAAACTCCATACGTTCCAGTTAATAAAGTAAGAATAGTAACGGCTGCCAGTCTTTTTGACGGGCATGATGCTGCTATTAACATCATGCGTCGCATCATTCAATCTACCGGTTGTGAAGTTATTCATTTAGGTCACGATAGAAGTGTAGAAGAAGTGGTAAACACTGCTATTCAGGAAGATGCAAACGGTATTGCCATGACTTCTTATCAAGGTGGACACAATGAGTATTTTAAATACATGCGTGATTTACTGGTAGAAAAAGGAGCTGGCCACATCAAGATTTTTGGTGGTGGTGGTGGAGTGATTCTTCCTTCAGAGATTCAAGAATTGATGGATTATGGAATCACACGTATTTATTCACCAGATGATGGCCGTGAAATGGGATTGCAGGGAATGATTAATGATTTAGTAAAGCAGTGTGATGTTCCTGTTCCCGCTTTCGCGAAAGCAGAATTAAACGGAGAATTGCTAGAAAATCATGTTCCTACCATTGCAAGATTAATCTCGCTGGCAGAAAACAGACACGATGACTTTGAAAAGCACTTTGCTGAAGCCGATAAAACACCAAAACAAGCACCTGTACTAGGAATCACAGGAACTGGTGGAGCTGGTAAATCATCATTAGTAGATGAATTGATACGTCGTTTTTTAATAGATTTTCCAGAGAAAAATATAGGTATCATATCTGTAGATCCATCAAAACGTAAAACAGGTGGAGCACTTTTAGGTGATAGGATACGTATGAATGCGATTAATAATGATCGCGTTTACATGAGATCTCTTGCAACGAGACAGTCTAATCTCGCACTTTCTAAGCATGTTCAAGAAGCAGTAGATGTTTTAAAAGCAGCAGACTATGATTTAATCATTTTAGAAACCAGCGGAATAGGGCAGAGCGATACTGAAATCTTAGAACACAGTGATGTGTCTTTATATGTAATGACTCCAGAGTTTGGTGCAGCTACACAGCTAGAGAAAATCGACATGCTCGATTTTGCCGATGTGGTAGCGATCAACAAGTTTGACAAACGTGGTTCACTTGATGCATTACGCGATGTAAAAAAACAATACCAGCGCAATCATAACTTATGGGAAGCAGATCCTGCAACGCTACCAGTTTATGGAACCATCGCCAGCCAATTCAACGATCCAGGAATGAATGCGTTGTATGAAGCGCTAATGGCTGAGGTTACAGAAAAAACAGGTGTAGATTTAAGTTCGCAAAACGAACTCAATAAAGCACAAAGTGAGAAAATCTTTGTGATTCCGCCATCGAGAACACGTTATTTAAGTGAGATTGCTGAAAGTAATAGAGCTTATGATAACACAGCAGCAGCTCAATCTAAAGTGGCTCAAACCCTTTATGGAATTTATAAAACTATTGAATCCTTAACTGATGTCAGTCTGAGCTTGTCGAAGACGGGAATCGAAGGAGAAGGACTTCGACAGGCTCAGTCTGACACTGACAATCAAATTATAGATATGTTGTTGGGTCAGTTTGATCGCGTTAAAATGGATCTAGATCCCTACAACTGGGAAATCATCACCACTTGGGATGACAAAGTAAATAAGTACAAGCAGCCTATTTATGAGTTTCAAGTACGTGATAAAGTCATTAAAATTGAAACCCATACAGAGTCGCTATCTCATAAAATGATTCCTAAAGTAGCGTTACCTAAGTACAGCGCTTGGGGCGATATTTTAAAATGGTGTTTGCAAGAAAATGTACCAGGAGAATTTCCATATACCGCAGGATTATATCCGTTTAAAAGAACAGGTGAAGATCCTACCAGAATGTTTGCTGGTGAAGGTGGACCAGAACGTACTAATAAGCGTTTCCACTACGTAAGTCTGGGAATGCCTGCAAAACGTTTGAGTACGGCATTTGATAGTGTGACACTTTACGGTAACGATCCAGGATTGCGTCCAGATATTTATGGGAAAATCGGTAATGCTGGTGTGAGTATTTGCTGTCTGGATGATGCTAAGAAACTATACTCTGGATTTGATTTGTCTCATCCCATGACATCGGTTTCTATGACTATTAACGGTCCAGCGCCTATGTTATTAGGATTCTTTATGAACGCTGCGATTGACCAGAACTGTGAACGTTTTATTACAGAAAACGGACTAGGTGATAAGGTAGAGGCAAAGCTTAAAGAAATCTATGATGACAATAATCTAGAACGTCCTTCTTATTTAAACGCTCAAGGCGAAAAAGTATATTCTAAAAACGGACAGGTTGATACCAGCAAACTGCCTGAAGGTAATGACGGTTTAGGTTTGATGCTTTTAGGGTTAACAGGAGATCAAATCTTAGATCCAGCAGACTATGCTCGTATCAAGCAAGAAACACTAGCACAAGTGCGTGGTACGGTACAAGCTGATATTTTAAAAGAAGATCAAGCACAAAATACTTGTATTTTCTCTACAGAATTTGCACTGCGTTTAATGGGTGATGTACAGCAGTATTTCATTGAAGAAAAAGTGCGTAATTTTTATAGTGTGTCCATCTCAGGATATCACATCGCAGAGGCTGGAGCAAATCCGATTACACAATTGGCCTTTACATTAGCAAACGGATTCACTTATGTAGAGTATTACTTAAGTCGCGGAATGGATATCAATAAATTTGGTCCTAACCTGAGTTTCTTCTTTTCAAACGGTATCGATCCAGAATATTCTGTGATTGGTCGTGTGGCGAGAAAGATTTGGGCCAAAGCCATGAAAAACAAATACGGAGCAAATTCTCGTGCACAAATGTTGAAATACCACATTCAAACCAGTGGTCGTTCGCTACATGCACAAGAAATAGATTTTAATGATATCCGTACGACATTGCAAGCACTGTATGCGATTAATGATAATTGTAACTCGTTGCATACTAATGCTTATGACGAGGCAATCACTACACCTACAGAAGAATCTGTAAGACGTGCGATGGCTATCCAACTGATCATCAATAAGGAATTAGGTCTTGCCAAGAACGAAAATCCTATCCAAGGAGCATTCATTATTGAAGAGTTGACAGATCTTGTAGAGACAGCTGTTCTAGAAGAATTTGATAGAATTACAGAACGTGGTGGTGTTCTAGGAGCCATGGAAACCATGTACCAGCGCAGTAAGATTCAAGAAGAATCGATGCATTACGAGATGTTAAAGCATACAGGCGAGTTCCCTATCATAGGAGTAAACACTTTCTTAAGTTCAAAAGGAAGCCCAACAGTCTTACCAGCTGAGGTAATACGTGCGACGGAAGAAGAGAAACAAGCACAAATTAGTACAAAAGATAATTTGCATTCCGCTTTCGCGAAAGCACAACAAGAACAATTATCTAACATACAACAAGCCGCTGTGAAACAAGACAACATCTTTGAACACTTAATGGAAGCAACAAAGATTTGTACACTAGGACAGATTACTGAGGCGTTATTTGAAGTAGGAGGACAGTATAGGAGAAATATGTAAGCAAGTCGCACGCAGCTTTGCTGCGTTGCAGACTGCTTACACTGAGCTTGTCGAAGTGTTTTCGTTCACTGTGCTCGTAAATTTATATTTTCAAAAAGCGCAAACCGAGAGGTTTGCGCTTTTTTTGTTTAAACGCTGTCATTACGAGGTGAGCAATGACGAAGTAATCTATTCATCGTATGCACAAATGCAGATTGCCATGCTGTGCTCGCAATGACGTTGTACTAGTCAATCCGCTGCAGAGCGGATGCGCTCAATACTAATCTAAAATGTCAGTTCGAGCGCAGTCGAGAACAGTTAACTAGAACAACTGCTCTTACAAATCAACAATTCCTCGAAAACTCTTCCTTCATTATTAATTTGATCTGTTTTTTCCTTTTCTTTGTAGGAAATAATTGATTATGAGAAAATTGATACTTTTTGCAGTAATACTTTATTCTTGCTTAAGTTTTGGGCAGTGTACATATAATTTAGACATATCAAAAAGCTCGACAACACCAGACTGGAGTCCATCAACTAATATAGAGGTTAAAATCAATGGGGTGAGCAGTTTTTTCACTCTTCCATCTGGAGTTGACTATCAAAATTTTCCAATTTCTATTAATGATAATGATTTAGTTGAAATCTATAAACATATAGATACTGCTGATGCGACGAATAACAATGTTGGAGTAAGTTTTGTTACTTCAAATGGTATTTATTTGGTAGACGAAAGATTGAAATTTCCACAATCTAGTCTAGTGTATAGTAGCAATTTATTTTGTGCTACTACATGTGATTTTGTTGATTTACCTACAAGTTTTGTGGATCCCACATCAACTACAGAAATTTTCGTTGATGTTTATTCCTTTAATTTTAGTAGTACTACATGGTTATTTGAATATGATACAGTAGCTAGTTTTGATTCTAGTAATTTGGTTACAAGTACAATTACAAACACATCGCTTACACTTAGTAATTTGTCGCCTGATACTCTTTATTATTTGAGATTTACTGAGGTTTGTGCAACAGGAAATCCTTATCAAGTGGTTTTTTCAGCAAGAACGTTATTTAATGGTTGCAGAGATGTCTGGTCTGTGAATGTGATGCCAGTAACTGTAGTTGAGGCTAAAGTCAATTTTGCAGCAGGTGATACAGAGACAATATGGGATGTTGAGTATGGAATAGCTCCTTATACTCAAGGAACTGGCGGAAATAGTTTCACAATTAATAATTCATCTGAGTTTTCAATGAATAATTTAAATATTGGAGATAGTTATGATATCTACATTAGATCGCAATGCTCAACAACGAGTTTTGGAAATTGGGTTTCTTATAATTATACTCATTCCGATTTTGTAATTAATTTTCCGGATCCAATATTAAAAGCATCGTTGATTTCTCAGAATGTTGTTGATACAAATGGAGATGATATTTTAGATTCTAATGTTGACTTGAATTCAGACGGAGAAATTACAGCAACGGAAGCTATACAAACGACAAATTTAGATTTGAGCACTTATGATATAACAGATTTAACAGGAATTAGAAATTTTCTAAATGTCACAAATTTAACTTTAAATCAAAATGATTTTATAAATGCAGATTTAAGTGATATGTCTGCAATTGAAATATTGGATATAGGACGAGGTTCCATGCATGAAACAATTGATATTTCAGGATGTATCAATTTAAAGGAGTTATACTTACGATCAGGACATATTAATAGTCTAGAAGTATCAGATTGTATAAATTTAGAAATTTTAGAAATAAATTCTTCAGACATACAACAATTAGATTTGAGTCAGAATATTAACTTGAGAATATTTGATGCTGAATTTGCAGCTATCTCAAATTTGGATTTCAGTAACAATATTTTGCTTGAATCTATTTACTTAGATTATACTACAAATTGGAATACAATGACAACTATTAACCTTTCAAACTTATCTTTAGTCGAATCAATTGTTATTAAAGATTCTTTAATAAATTTTTTAAATACAGATTCTTGCGTCAATTTAGAGCTTTTAAACTTGTTTAATTCACAATTATTTGGTGTTAATACCACTATGAACCCTAATTTAAGAGAACTTATTCTTAGAGGGAATAGGATGTCAAACTTAGATGTCTCGCAAAATTTAGCACTGGAGTATCTTTCCTATTCTAGTGACAATCTATCATCTCCAACGGATTTATCAAATAATATAAATTTAAAATACTTAATAATTAATGATACACCTCAAAATATCTTAAATGTAAGTAGTAATATTAATTTAGAAACACTTTATCTAGACAATTTACCAATCTCAAATATTGATTTGACTACAAATGTAAATTTAGAAAATATAAGATTGAAAGATGTTAATTTAACTAATCTAGATGTTACGAATAATATTAATCTTAAGGATTTAGAAATTGATAATTCTTTGATAACAACTTTTGATTTATCAAATAATTTAATTTTAGAGAGGTTGTATTTTAGAAATACAACTTTTAATAATCTTGACTTGACGCCAAATGTAAATTTGAAATCTTTTGGGGTAGTTAATTCAACTTGTAATAATTGCCCAACTGAGAATCTTACTGATCTTAGTCAAAATACTAATCTGGAAATCTTCAATGTACAGTCTAATAATTCAATACAAAAAATTCGTTTAGATCAGCATCCTAAATTGGAATATCTGGGGTTGTTTGAGCTACCTGCTCTTCAACAGATAAACATAAAGTCTAATATTATAAATCCAGCAAATTTTGCAACTGGAATTATTTATAACACTAATCCTGATTACGTATGTTCGGATAATAGTCTACTACCATATCTGACACAACAGTTTACAGCTGTAAATATTAATAATGTAGTTTTTAACACATATTGTTCCTTTAATCCTGGAGGTAATTTCAATGAAATTGAGGGAAATATTTCAATAGATATTGATAATAATGGCTGTGATCCTACAGATCCAGTTTTCCCAAATTTCAATTTTACAGCAACAGATGGAATAAATACTGGAACAATATCTTCAAATCAAGCAGGAGAATATTACGTACCAGTCGCAGATGGCCAGCACACCATCACCCCAAACCCAGAAAACCCAACCTACTGGAACATCTCACCACCAAACGTAGTCGTAGATTTCCCAACACAAGCCAGTCCATTTACCCAAGACTTTTGTGTCACAGCAAATGGAACAGTTGAAGATCTAGAAGTTATTGTTGTTCCATTAGAACAAGCAAGACCAGGATTTGATACAGATTATAAAGTAGTGGTAAAAAACAAAGGAAATCAAACGGCGAGTGGTGCTGTTACTTTAGATTTTGAAGAAGATTTTATGACGTTGCTTTCTACTAATCCAACAGCAGGAAATACACCTAGTAATCAGTTGAGTTGGTCATTTACTGGTTTACAACCTTTCCAAATGGAAGAGTATGAGTTCACAATGACTTTAAATACACCTACTCAAACAACAAATCCTTTAAACAGCAATGATATTCTAACTTTTACAGGAACTGTCACAG from Nonlabens arenilitoris harbors:
- a CDS encoding serine hydrolase domain-containing protein, producing the protein MKYCYFTLALLTVFFSSCTSSNDDDNPTEPTNEMYFPPLSGDTWETTSPTDLQWDTQQLAQLNSFLETNETRAFIVLVDGKIVVEEYWNTDLLGQPFDVNSTWYWASAGKSLTSTLVGIAQEEGLLNIDDKSSDYLGNGWTNMPQAKEDLITIKNHLTFTTGIDYNVTNQECYDPSCLNYLNDAGDEWYYHNATYLIVHDILEAATGVTNNQYTNSAIANKIGMSGFWSNTAQSSNVYFSDARSAARFGLLTLNQGNWDGTTVLGDMNYFNEMSNTSQSINESYGYLWWLNGKSSLRFPGSTVTVPSSLTPSGPADMISALGKNGQMIDVVPSLNMVVIRMGNEPSGSLVPVTFHDEMWEKIIEVIN
- a CDS encoding methylmalonyl-CoA mutase family protein, which gives rise to MQDQTPYVPVNKVRIVTAASLFDGHDAAINIMRRIIQSTGCEVIHLGHDRSVEEVVNTAIQEDANGIAMTSYQGGHNEYFKYMRDLLVEKGAGHIKIFGGGGGVILPSEIQELMDYGITRIYSPDDGREMGLQGMINDLVKQCDVPVPAFAKAELNGELLENHVPTIARLISLAENRHDDFEKHFAEADKTPKQAPVLGITGTGGAGKSSLVDELIRRFLIDFPEKNIGIISVDPSKRKTGGALLGDRIRMNAINNDRVYMRSLATRQSNLALSKHVQEAVDVLKAADYDLIILETSGIGQSDTEILEHSDVSLYVMTPEFGAATQLEKIDMLDFADVVAINKFDKRGSLDALRDVKKQYQRNHNLWEADPATLPVYGTIASQFNDPGMNALYEALMAEVTEKTGVDLSSQNELNKAQSEKIFVIPPSRTRYLSEIAESNRAYDNTAAAQSKVAQTLYGIYKTIESLTDVSLSLSKTGIEGEGLRQAQSDTDNQIIDMLLGQFDRVKMDLDPYNWEIITTWDDKVNKYKQPIYEFQVRDKVIKIETHTESLSHKMIPKVALPKYSAWGDILKWCLQENVPGEFPYTAGLYPFKRTGEDPTRMFAGEGGPERTNKRFHYVSLGMPAKRLSTAFDSVTLYGNDPGLRPDIYGKIGNAGVSICCLDDAKKLYSGFDLSHPMTSVSMTINGPAPMLLGFFMNAAIDQNCERFITENGLGDKVEAKLKEIYDDNNLERPSYLNAQGEKVYSKNGQVDTSKLPEGNDGLGLMLLGLTGDQILDPADYARIKQETLAQVRGTVQADILKEDQAQNTCIFSTEFALRLMGDVQQYFIEEKVRNFYSVSISGYHIAEAGANPITQLAFTLANGFTYVEYYLSRGMDINKFGPNLSFFFSNGIDPEYSVIGRVARKIWAKAMKNKYGANSRAQMLKYHIQTSGRSLHAQEIDFNDIRTTLQALYAINDNCNSLHTNAYDEAITTPTEESVRRAMAIQLIINKELGLAKNENPIQGAFIIEELTDLVETAVLEEFDRITERGGVLGAMETMYQRSKIQEESMHYEMLKHTGEFPIIGVNTFLSSKGSPTVLPAEVIRATEEEKQAQISTKDNLHSAFAKAQQEQLSNIQQAAVKQDNIFEHLMEATKICTLGQITEALFEVGGQYRRNM
- a CDS encoding DUF7619 domain-containing protein; translated protein: MRKLILFAVILYSCLSFGQCTYNLDISKSSTTPDWSPSTNIEVKINGVSSFFTLPSGVDYQNFPISINDNDLVEIYKHIDTADATNNNVGVSFVTSNGIYLVDERLKFPQSSLVYSSNLFCATTCDFVDLPTSFVDPTSTTEIFVDVYSFNFSSTTWLFEYDTVASFDSSNLVTSTITNTSLTLSNLSPDTLYYLRFTEVCATGNPYQVVFSARTLFNGCRDVWSVNVMPVTVVEAKVNFAAGDTETIWDVEYGIAPYTQGTGGNSFTINNSSEFSMNNLNIGDSYDIYIRSQCSTTSFGNWVSYNYTHSDFVINFPDPILKASLISQNVVDTNGDDILDSNVDLNSDGEITATEAIQTTNLDLSTYDITDLTGIRNFLNVTNLTLNQNDFINADLSDMSAIEILDIGRGSMHETIDISGCINLKELYLRSGHINSLEVSDCINLEILEINSSDIQQLDLSQNINLRIFDAEFAAISNLDFSNNILLESIYLDYTTNWNTMTTINLSNLSLVESIVIKDSLINFLNTDSCVNLELLNLFNSQLFGVNTTMNPNLRELILRGNRMSNLDVSQNLALEYLSYSSDNLSSPTDLSNNINLKYLIINDTPQNILNVSSNINLETLYLDNLPISNIDLTTNVNLENIRLKDVNLTNLDVTNNINLKDLEIDNSLITTFDLSNNLILERLYFRNTTFNNLDLTPNVNLKSFGVVNSTCNNCPTENLTDLSQNTNLEIFNVQSNNSIQKIRLDQHPKLEYLGLFELPALQQINIKSNIINPANFATGIIYNTNPDYVCSDNSLLPYLTQQFTAVNINNVVFNTYCSFNPGGNFNEIEGNISIDIDNNGCDPTDPVFPNFNFTATDGINTGTISSNQAGEYYVPVADGQHTITPNPENPTYWNISPPNVVVDFPTQASPFTQDFCVTANGTVEDLEVIVVPLEQARPGFDTDYKVVVKNKGNQTASGAVTLDFEEDFMTLLSTNPTAGNTPSNQLSWSFTGLQPFQMEEYEFTMTLNTPTQTTNPLNSNDILTFTGTVTGTGTDAMPADNVMVFDQTVVNSYDPNDKTCLEGETIDPADVGEYVHYMIRFENTGTASAINVVIKDEIDLSQFDITTLIPLGGSHDYYTRIREGNVVEFIHEDINLDFNDATNDGHVLFKIKTLNTLVAGDTFDNTAEIFFDFNFPIITNMESVTVMSTASIGETTDSSIKLYPNPAKSFINFSATNSLESVTIMDINGRTLSQTNFTGNSTNQRISLENLSSGIYFVTVKSDLGQKVEKLIVK